GAGTATATTGCACGCTCATTTTTTCAGTCCAAAAAAGAATcagaaatttcaaaataaattaaatatacgAACTAGATTaagacaaaatttataaaaataaaatataaataaaaaaaattaaaatacagagGCCAAAGATGAGTTTGGCATtattaattaaaagacaaattCTTTTCTAGTTCCAGATTGGATAATGAAGATAATAACGTTTAATAGAAAGAAAATAGGATGGAGTTAGTATTTCAACCAAAGTCTATTATCCAATTAAATTACTGAAATCAGAAAATTccacaatataaataaaaatcttGTTTGCTCATCCCATTACTATAACCCATATTTTTACTACATATTTTGTTACGATAAGAAAAAAACATGAACCAGACGAGCCAAACAATCTACGACGACGATCATGAAGAACAAGAACAAATAAACCGACCAGCAGTTGAGTTAAACGCAGAACATCTATATAACTATTCCATGCAGAGGCAGCAATTAATCCAGCTTGTAGAACAACGGCGGCGCCGGCAACTGTACCGGCTACAACTAGAAGAATTACGACAACTGAGGAGACTGCAGCAAATTCAAGCCAATCAATTCCGGGCAGTACAACAAGCTGAAGAGGATAGAAACAGGCGATTAACGCCGTTCTTGTTTCGGGATTCCTCATTCTTAACACCGTGGAATCATGAACCAGAGAATCGCAGTGCACAAGGAGAGCGGCTTATGTTTCAACCGGGTTCTTTTTTCAGTCATGACTTGCCCACTACAAAGCCCGACACTCCGACGTCAGGTTCTGAATAATAAGCGCCGTTTAAACTATAGCAAGGCTGGAAGTGATTCGTCAAGTTCAAGttagttaggatttttttcgtctAGGTTTAGCAATGTTATGTTCGAATGGTGGTAATTTTAGTTGAAAGTTAGttcaattttggatttgtttacttgCACTATAAtgtgaaaattaataatataaccttatggttaaaaaaatttaaagtttttttacttttgacaattttagcttaattttaaaaattaacaggAATTTTAGTCAAATTCCAACAATTACTTAATTGATATGTAAAATTACGCATTAAAGAGTGGTGTTCCATTTATCTAAAAATTCAATTAGAATCCTATTTTTGAAGTTTCCTAAACTTAATTATCACGCTTAATGCATGATATGATTAAATTCTAAATATTGAAGCAAAATTGAGATATGACatttgttataaaaaaacataataatgTTATTGAACTGAAACTTTAGATTTTAACTCAATAAAATTGATCGCGGTTAATCCAATTCTTCTTGCTTAATGAATGGAAAATAATTTTGGATTAAAATGGAATCAAAGATTAtgtaagacaaatatttaaccttGTTGTAAACTTGACCAACTACTAGAAGAGATGATGCATAGCTCCAAGCACAACTCTTGTTCTATAATGATAAAATGCCATCTCTCAAATGATCTTTACCTCATGATTTCAAGTGAATTTTCGGCTGATATATACATTGGgttgaaatataaattaatctatatctatactatatataaaagcacggatgaggggggacatgcaaatttactgaataatcctttttagtttattactaaataatagttttatagtcattaactaattagttatttaattaatcactattgtaattaaaggaGCTTGGAAAATTCGTTTAATTTATAGAGGGAAAGGGTTCATTTTGCCTCTAATATTTATGCCAAAGTACGGATAAGGATCTCATAATAAGTTTATCTAAAATATTCccctaaattttattaaaaaaacagcTTAGTTACGTCCTTCCAAAAAGTGTTAACCATCCGTTTTGCAAGAATGACATAATCgagtaattttaaaaactttgaGTTTATAATTAAGACAAATACATAACGAGGGTGCATTTACTCGTGAGATAAACATTAGAGGCAAATTTGTACATTGCTCTAaagatgtaaaaaaaattaagtagaaataatataattatattatttcacattaaaataaataaataattaataataattataaaaatgtaatttaaaattttaaagtttaaattttagagTTTGTGATTTagagtttaatattttgtgGTTAGGTTTAGGAGTTTAGGGTTTAAAAGTTTAGGACTTATTGTTTAAGATTTATAGTTTATTATTTATGgtttaaaatttagagtttaaaatttacattGAGAAGTTTTAATTAGGATTTAGGATTTAAagttgaggaaattacaccatttaccaaaaaaaatgaaaataattacaaaactacatgttgacttttttcatttataaaaatcttgataatatttacaaaagtacaaaaaaataaaaaaaaatatcaaacatacggtgtatactgtgggtataatgtcagtatactaataaactaacattatatcaacattatatcaacattataccgacattatacatactgagattttattaatattaaataaaaatttaccaaaattacatcaaatcatatactaaaaattaaattaataatatattaaaattataccaacagtataccaaaaatgtacacatcaaaatatactaaaattttattgttaCATCAACgttacaccacatcgcatactaaatattaacttaacaatatactaaaattataccaacaatatacaaattctctagttcattaccaactatagtgaaaattacatataaaaaaaatatacatgttatcaactagaaaatatatataaaaatttataagcgatataccaaaaatatactgaaattatactaataataaaccaaatattatttttaaattatttgatttatagtttaatattccaaattataccataattataccaacattatacaaatcgtacttttgtaattaattttcattttttggtacttttataattaaatttaaatcagtcgtatttttgtaaataaaaaaaatttacaggtacttttataaatatttttaaaattttagttacttttgtcatcgtccctttaaagtttgtgatttatGGTTTAAGATTTATGGTTTAGGATTATGGTTTAaggtttaaaatttagaatttaaaaattgaaggcagtgttttaaaaaccgaaccggtggccgaaccggtgaggccaccggtttccggttcaaaCGGTTCAATGACCAGTTCAAtcgatttaataaatttaaaaaaaattgaaaaaaaattcttgttcaccggttttttaccggtccaatccggttcaatatccggttttttaccggttcaatccggtccaaTCTAATTCAACCCGGTTCAACTAAAAGTTCCAGTTTTTTGTCTcttcagaccggaccactgaCCGGTTCGCGGTTAAACCGGTCCGACCAGCCGGACCGGTCCGGTTTTTAGAACACTAATTTAAGGCATAGGATTTAATATAAATACACTTTTAATATGTTCTTCTAAAATTCATACACCCTTTATGATAAATTTGTCCAAAGTATATCCTTAAAGTTTGAAAACGACTCACACATGTCTTTTTTGTGAGATGGATGGTAACATTGTTTCGCAAAGAGGCATAATTAAGTCGTTTTTTAGActttagaatatattttaaataaatttatcatgACGGACTATCTATATTTCGACAAATACATCAAGGTAAATGGAACCTTTTTTCCATTTTATAAGGGTAATTTAACAACTAAATTGCAGTGGAGCCTACACCCCTATAAAAATAAGTGCTCACATGTGAAGGAGAACTAATACCATTATTGATAACTTGTGAATCACCGCAATGGACTTGGGCTTGCTGAAATGCCCGAAGCCCACCTGAAATAGAGAAAAACACCCGTTAGAAAGACGTCGGAAGTGGATTCCGGATCGCCGCTCTGATGATCAAGTTAATTTGAGTGATAGAAAGAAAAGAGAATTGAAAGAGTATATTGTCGATTGAAAGAGAGTATTAACCTTAGACTTATCTATTTTGGGAGTATTTATAGGGTATTGAAATGGTAAGTGTTGGTAAGGGagaaaattgatatttttgtactttttaccTGCAGTGTGATGCGCCGGCGTACTATCAGTGTACTTCTTGTCAGAGGCATGGTTTGTCAGGAAATGTTTCTTATCTTGGTTAGGTGTTTTGTGCTCAGTGGTAGCATGCTCGGTGGCGGCATGCACGTTGGTTTGTTTGCATCGTTATGCCTCttttattagtggttttaggttGGAGATTGCTACGCTCGGTAGATGTGTTATGCTCGGTATATGTTTGTTCGATGGCTATTTGCCAATACTGGACTGTAGATTTTGTGTTCGGGTCTGAGCTATGTGGGCTCATTTTCTAGCTATGTGTGTGCGTATcttaaattagattttaaattgaataaacaAGTTAACAGCGTGATCAATTACTTGAGGTATTTGATTGTCACGTCGTGTCGTCCTCTGATCACCAAGTCGGCTACAAAATCGTCgaatttttaacaattgaaaatATACCTTAACCTATAACAATATTTGATTGCTTATTATTTACTAATAGTTACAATATTTAAAGTTGAAGCTGTAGATAATTTTTAGCAGCAAAATTGATCACATGTAAgattattgttctaattatagtattttttgtagtgtgtatgatctatatatatatatatatatatatatatatatatatatatatatatatatatatatatatatatatagtataaaagtGAACCCAAAAATACTGTACATTGAACATTATTTTGGGTTCACTTACTATTCTGTCCTTCATTCAATTATTTTaggcagtgttttaaaaaccggaccggccggttggaccggttgaaccgcgaaccggACAATAATCCGGTCTGAGAAGGCaaaaaaccggatcttttggTTGAACCGGATTAGACCGGGTTGAACCGgtatgaaccggtaaaaaaccgggtgttgaaccggattggaccgATAAAAAACCGGCCAAacagaatttttttcaaatttttttaaattatttaaaccggttgaaccggtcattgaaccggttgaaccagaAACCGGTAacctcaccggttcggccaccggttcgatttttaaaacactgattttAGACAATATTATGATACCATTTGTGCCACTTTTAGACTATTTAggcaattttctattttttctgaTATAAGAGGACAAGTATTCTCATTTATTTACATAAAGCCCAAAAGTATATTAGTTTTATCTTTCCATTagctttaaatttattataaagacattcatttaaaaaaaaaatacaacaaagCCTTAATGAACTTTATTTGAACGGTAGAGAGCATCCCTTGGTATAATAATGAATGGATGTGATGAATGGTTCATTAAATGGCTACCATCACTTCACTAATTAAACggtttaaatttagatttttgctgcaatgttattttttttctcgGAAATATCATATTTACTTTCTCTATTAAGGTTAAAATGATTAATGattacatttttatattaatttatttgtcatAATACTTAGGTAatgtaatttttgaattaacaTAGACAcaatatttcataaaaaaaaaatataataaaatgttaTTCTTACTTAAAACAATCACACATATATTTGTTCGTATAtggttaaaataatttatcaggttattttttttatcaaatagtgtacaatttaatttatcgTTATTACAATgtgttataaaatatataatataaacgTTAAATAATATACTTCTAAAATTGTGGATCAGTGACGAAGTCAgactattatttaaaataagtcataatttaattaaaaagatataaaatataatactacAAAATACATACACTGaaaaaatataatgttttaaaatctaaGGAACgacatttttatatatttttttttaaaatgctttaaatgtaatttttttagaaaattgagATAGGGCTCGACCTATCTTTAACTCTACCTTGAATGTTGAATCTATCTCTGGGTTCAATTCCTCGCACGCTCCCAATCCCaatttaaaaaagaacaaaattgtagttatttaaaaaagtatGTCTAAGGCGACAATATTATATAAACAAACAAATCAATACGGTTGTACTACATTTATCTTTTTGCATATAATTAATAGGTCAgattgaaggaaaaaaaattactactaAGTAAGTATTGATAAATTTTAGATTTCAGTGAATTATGGGAGGGTGGGgtatatgataaaaataattgtatttttttgtaaataatttaaattgtattaaatatatatgtcGTTGAATAATTTTCATTTACCGATTATAAGTATTATTCATCAattagttaggttatatttattttaaaaaattttagtcatgattttacatttaaattaataattgtccGAAGCGAAGCAAGGGAATTTTACTAGTTAATAGTATATAATTCTGGatcaaattcaaatcaaatactatgtaagaaaaacaattaaccTTGTTCTATAATGTAATAAAATGTCCTCTCTCAAATGGTCTAACCTCGTGATTTCATGAGCATTTTCAACTGATACACCAATTTTGCTACGTAtttacagttttttttattattttttgaacaaaCAAGAGCCTTAAAATGCCTGGGTTTATCTCAGAAACAAACTTCAAGTAACAGTAAACTAATTTCTTGAGTAACTGATCATAGCTATTCATGGTGGTAATCTTCCTGACAAGTACAAACACAGCTCGTCTCTCAGACACTCACCTTTCATGTCGACAGGTTCGCACATCTGTTGCCGATAGCCCGAGTCATGCTCGTGAGACGAAGGAATATCATCCCCCGCTGGCTCATCTTCCATATCGATAATGATATTATGCAACAAGCAGCAGACGAGAATAATTCTAGGCAATCTATGTTTGTCGGGTCTCCACATTACTCCTTGAATGATCCTCCACGTGTCCTTTAGCTTCGCTAATGCTTTATGGGCAATCATCTGAGTTGCAGAATGCCTTTTGTTGAACTCGGCTTTTGGTTCCGAGAGTTCTTTTCCTTCATAAGGAACAATAAGATATGGTAATAGCGGAAAACCTGAATCTCCGATTATATATTCCCTTATTTCCAATTCTTCAGAAAGCTGTAGCTTTTTCCCGTTCAGCCTTTCACCTCTTTCACACAGTTTATAGAAGTTTGAACTTTGAAATACCACCAAATCTTCCAATTTTCCTGGCCATCCAGTGACTATGTCGCGGAACCTCATCTCAGGGTCTATAATAGCCTGCAAGACCATGCTGTGATTCTTTTCATGATCAAGCCACATATTATTGGTAGGGTCCGACGAAGACAGCAGCATCATGATGTGTGTGGTATCAATCACACCGCAGCAATTCGGGAGACCTTGTATTTTCTCGAACTTTGATTTTATGTCCATCAGTTCCGATTCACTAGAAGGCCACTTTAGGTGGTGAAGCCCCTTTTCTTCCATGGACTCCACAAATCGCCAAGTTACTTGAGAGACGGTCGAGTGATTCACTCCAAAGAACTCAGCAACCATCACTAAAGAATCTCCCGAACCCAGCCTTCTTAAAGCTACAGCTACGAGATCATGCAGGCATAAAACCTTGccatttataaaagaaaattctCTTGATTTAGCCACCATATCTTCCTTCACGAGTGAACAAATGTAGTTGAAGGTTCTCCTAGACATTCTAAAAATGCATTCAAACTTGTTCGAACTCTTTGATGGAGATTGAAGACCTGCAGACATGACAAATATGTAAACAAAAACTGCTAGTTAGACTAAATATTAGCATTTTAAATGAATTCTAGACTCATTGGAGCAACTTCCACCGAATTGACAAAAACATCTCAGCAATAAAGATTGTAGTCACGCAAATCGAACTATATAAGTTTGTTACTCAAAAATCTGATAACAATCAAATATTTAAGGCacaaaatgaaaatatataagACATGATATCAGCAGTGAAATGGGACGAAGaataagaagaaaataaatattctaTTTGCTTAGTTATAATGATCATCATCTACATTAATGAACGACTTCACTTATTCACAGAGACTACAGTTAGaaagataaacaaataataatgtATATCTAACATCACGGCTGGAGTGATGCTATTTAAACACATATACCATCTATATATTTCTTGGGACGGTGATTTAAACAAGAACAATGCTTAGCGTTACAGCTTGCCAACACGAATTTATGTTTAACTTGCAATTTCTTCTAATAAGACAGGGTCGAAGAAACCAGATAAGACATTAACCGAAAGTCAAGCATTGAGAGGCTTACTTTTGTAAAATTACGTTCACTGCAAATGTAAACGAATAAAAAACAgatcaaaagataaaaaaggAGAATTTTCTCAATCTTTCTTTCCTGTTCATTAAATCAAAACCCGATTGATTTAATTGTTGTTGAAGTGAAGCACATATTATTGAGACAAGCTTGAGAATATTGTAGCGTGTGACACCATATAATGTTAGACATAAGAGATGAGATTTAAACAGACACTTTTTGTCGAGAAGTACCTAATACTAATAGCAATCAGTGTCGAGGAAACCATTCAGAAAAAGTAAAAATACTGACCTAAACCAACAAACCACTATCCAGGACTATTTGGGTTTGATTATGTGGACGCTCAATAAGCATTCACTGCACTGTGACAACAGTCCTCCGGACACTTAAAGAACAGTAATGCAGTCATATTTGTACAGAGGATTAGTGTTTGAAGTTGGTCCCCGTATTTATTTATATACCAATATGCTTGCATTTTTACTCGATGCAAGATTATTAATCTGCATATTAGCAATTTGGTACAAGTATTTACTGGCAATTAGTACAGAATAACATTTCTTTAACTGCATATAATATTAGTATATCCATACGTATTTTCACATTTACAGCAAACTCATCCCTATTTTTACATGTACTGTCTAAACATACCTACTTTTAAATACACAGATACACCACCCTCggataataaaatttaacagggtactaattatcaaaaaaagatCTAATCTGTTCTTCTTGCAGTAGCCGAGTATGCTAACAAGTGATCTAAATGGTGCATTACATAAGAAATGAATTTCATATCTCACAAACTCAAGCTGCTGaaaaaccaaattcaaaataattcaCATTAACCATTATATTGACTATTGAAAATATTTGATATCTGAATCTACTGATCTATATGCAATGAAGCTTCTATTTCatgatataaaatataaaaagatccTAAATGCCGTAAAATGGAAGACTACGGCCACTTTTTCAGAGAGCTTTCTCAAGTCTGCATTCCTTCCTAGAATCTCGAAACTGAGGAATTCCACTAGCGTTTAGCCTATTATCTCCGAACCTCTAATTGACCACTGCCTAATTCCGAGAAACTTCAAATTCAGCAAATAGTCAAATTAATTAAGTCTTTATCAGCTAATCCTAGTAAAGCAAAGAGTTTAAGGGGAATTGAAGATCAACAGGCTGTGGCATTCAAGACCCGGTTGCTGTCAGGAGACTCACAACGAACTACATTCTTCACAGGTCTGCCATGATACGCAATTTGTTGCTAATAGATGCATAATCTGGTAATGCAGAGTAGTACTACCTTAGATATGTTTTAATTTCTGTAGTCAATGATATTTCGGAAAACCACTCAACCTTCTTCGTAGCATCATAGACAAGCAAAACTTATTGACAGATTCTAAGCTAGGATATCGGCTAATTGAACACATAAAGAACATCTAAAAATGCCTCCACTCTCTACTTATTAACACAGGTCAACCCGCTTGACACCTAACCAAATACAATTTCCCTACTAGAACTATCCATTAACTGTATCAAGGATAAAAAAAACCAAGTTTCTTCATCtacaaagtatatatatataaaaaaaaaactctaattgTTCAACCATAATAACTGGATTTTCTCGATTGTAACAAAAGAAAACTACCTGAAATGACACATAATTTTCTGAAATGGCAAATGCATATAGTTCAATCACAAGAAAACCACCTCAGAGACTTATCCATACATTAATCTGATAAACTACAAACCAGAATATTATCAAAATCCAGATTAATTAGGGATCCCTCCCAATGTCTCAACTCTTAACacataaatttgataaaattagcAGCAAATTAAAGCTAGTCAAATCAACCAAAAACTAATTCAACTCAACCAAaaacaaacatataaataaCAAACTTCATTTCCCATTTCTCATGATCAACCATAGCAATAACCAGAATACAGaacaataaacaaaatatatatataaagaaaagaaaaataccaTTAACCCGTTTAGAGAACTCATCAAACCAATCCAACGGTTCATCTTTATCTATTGACCCAGAACCAGAAGCAGAACCAGAAGCAGGAGGAGAAGAGCCATTCTCTTGGCTTCTTTTATCTGTCCTTTTCCTTTTTTTGTATCCTCTGATAGGACCCATCAAATTAAATCCAACACTCAAAACTAGAGCTACTGctgcaaaaaataaaagcagAGATTTTTAAAGAAACcgaaataaaaatcatatatttGGAGAATAATAAGCAATACCCATTACAGATAACACTCACCAAAAACACAAAAAGATCATGAAACAATGATGAGAGCAGTAGTGGGTAGTGTATATAACATGCAAAAATCTAAATCATAACTCAAAACTCAAACTTTTAGTTGGTTGCAGTGTTTGTTTTTTTGTGTGGTTTTTGAAACATGCATATAAATGATGGACACAAAATTCACATTAAAAATAActacaaatgaaaaaaatagagaTGTGAATATGATTATGTgtatttatattgattaatgtatgtataaataaataaatgaactaAATCTATGTGTTAAGAAATGAAAAGGAACATGTGGGTTGAGCCTTTAAGACAATGTGGcagaaaaattggaaaaaagaaaaatagctTATTGTAAATAGCTGCTGAAGTATTAGAAGTATAGCAGCAACAGtagtagaaaaatattttttgtttgatttgattttaaagaGAAAGTTACCAACGGAGATTGGTTCAAGTAGTAAACGGTTGTTATCGCTTAAACAAAATCTCGAGTTCGAGTCTAATGAATGCAAAAAACCCCGTTAACAGACTCACCTATACGGGTCGGATCCGAATTAGTTTGAGCGAAATCTTGGAAATGGGATggggaaaaaaaaaaagaaagttaaattttatagaGAGATGTATGTATAAACAAAAATTTGTTGCAAACTTTTGAAAAACACTTCTCTTAGCTCAATGGTTATAGATTTCtaacttttttgtttttaaatattatttttttgcctAAAATTAGATCtgtatcaaaataatttttgtattaatcAAACAATTCTCATGAGCTACATCTTAACTGGTAAACTGTTAAGTTGTGGGTTTAATTTTTCTCAAACACGATCTTTTTccaattataaaagaaaaattatgttCACGTAGGTATAATTCaaactatataaatttatatatttttggttgtaataaaaatagaaaaaattatgcgtttattttttacaaataaattttttgtttattaaataaatgaaaatatataCTTCTAAAtgaaatttacatttttattatcAGTGGTATAGTGTTGAACTGCATTATAGAAGAATCAGCCGAAATTACATACCCATAGCCATAGGTTGATGTTTGAATCCACGATTAGATTAGATTAGATGATCATTTGCAATCTTTAACTTTCATAATTGGAATTGAGTTTTAAGTTAAAATGATATCTATTTCTTTcctcaacattttaaaaaataagtcaaatccaaaaaataaaaaattaatgttgaCCAATAAAATAGACAACTAGTTGATCAAATATAATacttatatgattatattatttattaagaaaactAAATGAGATTGGACAACTACTGTAAAACAGCatatatttatccaaaaaaaaattgtttgatttatattaatCGATGGATTAATAACAAACAATTCCGTTTGGAATTCTTCCTTGCCGCTGCCACCACCATCTATTAACACCGCCGTTGTCCACTGCTACCACAGTAACACTagtttttaattgtattttatagtTAAGtttcattttgttaatttttatttattatgttacctataaatttgttaaattattgttttacattgttatttttgttaaatcttgttattttttataattagtttaatgttctttaagtattttattaattaattcgtTGATATATCGTGTTCTTCTGTCAATTTGCATCCTCCTTTAGTAAATAAATGATAtagataaaaaaacattaaattgatgaacattattaattttataaaaaaagagtatattaattgaatataatagattatatacaataaatttgaaagaatcattatcattatcatttctttttattataagaTACGTAAAAGTTAATtacaatattttattattattgaagaGAATAGAATGCTTGTAGAATAAATAGAACccacaatttaataaaatgatgTCTAACGCTTATACAATTTTAACTATAGTGACATATATGATTTACTGGTAATTTggataaaacaaattaaatatatattatgattaatagtGTAAATTATTCTGACACGTTTgatatttattctaatttatatttcatttttgttatttgaaaatttatcgatatggttctttatttttatttatgttaacattttagtttttttgtttattttttatgttaatcAACTAAGTCAAAGAATATGACTAGTAGAAttaaatttcagtttaattttaatatttattttttaaaagtataaataataattatatttttatgagattaaatatgttttaaaaaaattatttcaaaattttatttttttatttttattttcagtaaCAGAAAATAAGAGTGATAAGAAGCTTAagactaatttaaaaatttaaaattaatggaaatagaaaaaactaaaatttgatTCATTAAACCGTTAGATCacataaaaatgtaattttaattttatttatatcaatatttATATGAAAAGTAAGTTATAGatcaaattaaagtttaatttttggcATTAATTATTTTGACTTAGTTGactaatattgaaaataaaaacaatattaagatattaatgaaaatataaataaaggaCCATATTATtcgatttttaataaaaatgatggaaatttaaattatattatacgTGAGAGATGTCAAAGTAATTTGCACGAATTAATGCCATTCATTCCTTATATAATGATATttaaaagaacaaaggatcatctCACTATCTCATCTTGGCACCAAgtataaaaaaagtcaattaaggtaaaaatatacaaaaaaacttaaattttgtCAGGAACCGTCTCCCCTTCTGACGGCTAATAATCAtggacggtcctcgacctttgcactaagtttccctaaaccccctcacctttcaaaagtttcactaaaccccctgacctttatggcggccattcacggcccttctgaaaaaaaaaca
This region of Mercurialis annua linkage group LG1-X, ddMerAnnu1.2, whole genome shotgun sequence genomic DNA includes:
- the LOC126668395 gene encoding protein ALP1-like produces the protein MGPIRGYKKRKRTDKRSQENGSSPPASGSASGSGSIDKDEPLDWFDEFSKRVNGLQSPSKSSNKFECIFRMSRRTFNYICSLVKEDMVAKSREFSFINGKVLCLHDLVAVALRRLGSGDSLVMVAEFFGVNHSTVSQVTWRFVESMEEKGLHHLKWPSSESELMDIKSKFEKIQGLPNCCGVIDTTHIMMLLSSSDPTNNMWLDHEKNHSMVLQAIIDPEMRFRDIVTGWPGKLEDLVVFQSSNFYKLCERGERLNGKKLQLSEELEIREYIIGDSGFPLLPYLIVPYEGKELSEPKAEFNKRHSATQMIAHKALAKLKDTWRIIQGVMWRPDKHRLPRIILVCCLLHNIIIDMEDEPAGDDIPSSHEHDSGYRQQMCEPVDMKGECLRDELCLYLSGRLPP